In Drosophila gunungcola strain Sukarami unplaced genomic scaffold, Dgunungcola_SK_2 000062F, whole genome shotgun sequence, the following proteins share a genomic window:
- the LOC128264250 gene encoding uncharacterized protein LOC128264250, whose protein sequence is MHSQASVEMNGFCDASTANYGACSYLRSEAKGNAEAHLLCAKSRVAPLKALTIPILELSTACLLAELIVNVKETIDFDCTFHCWSDSSIVLAWIRQPPREFNVFVSNRIAKIQEMTKIVAWHHVPTDLNPADVVSRGYAVKNLPERRSTALIGTVGTDISINCKFLNSFDKLQRVFAYIYRFIAVDEISFGTVLLLRSVQQVHIAVEYEVLSQGQPCPPKSKLISLRPRLQNASLDYETKHPILLPKDHPVTRAIIVYYHEKYFHAGPQAPRKFVASVINKCVRCFRMKPVAWEHVMGSLPAGRVQPNPFYHKSEARNKAPHKCYIVVFVCFSMKAAHLEVVQDLTTDSFTAALRRFISLRGSPRIWSDNGL, encoded by the exons ATGCATTCGCAGGCTTCCGTCGAGATGAACGGATTCTGTGATGCTAGCACAGCAAATTACGGAGCGTGCTCATATTTGCGGTCGGAGGCCAAAGGCAACGCTGAAGCACATCTACTCTGCGCCAAGTCAAGAGTAGCtcccttaaaagctttaacaatacCAATATTGGAACTTTCAACAGCGTGTTTGTTGGCTGAGCTTATCGTAAACGTTAAGGAAACCATAGATTTTGATTGCACCTTTCACTGCTGGTCGGACTCGTCTATTGTGTTGGCTTGGATTCGGCAACCTCCGAGGGAGTTCAACGTATTTGTGTCTAATAGAATCGCGAAAATCCAGGAAATGACGAAAATTGTGGCTTGGCATCATGTTCCAACAGACTTGAATCCGGCGGATGTGGTATCGCGCGGAT ATGCAGTAAAGAACCTTCCGGAACGGCGTTCCACGGCGCTAATTGGAACCGTTGGCACTGACATATCTATCAACTGCAAGTTTCTCAACTCATTCGACAAGTTGCAGCGTGTTTTCGCATACATTTATCGATTCATTGCCGTTGACGAGATCAGCTTCGGAACCGTTCTGCTTCTAAGGAGCGTTCAACAGGTTCACATAGCGGTGGAGTATGAGGTTCTTAGCCAAGGCCAGCCTTGTCCTCCAAAGAGCAAGTTGATTTCTCTGAGGCCAAGGCTTCAAAATGCGAGCTTGGACTACGAGACTAAGCATCCGATATTGTTACCCAAGGATCATCCGGTCACCAGGGCGATTATCGTCTATTATCATGAGAAATACTTCCACGCAGGACCACAGGCGCCACGAAAGTTCGTGGCTAGCGTCATCAACAAATGCGTCAGATGCTTTCGGATGAAGCCTGTGGCTTGGGAACACGTGATGGGTAGCCTGCCAGCAGGTCGAGTTCAGCCTAACCCGTTCTATCACAAGTCAGAGGCCCGGAACAAAGCACCCCACAAGTGCTACATCGtcgtctttgtctgcttttcgaTGAAGGCTGCGCACTTGGAAGTCGTCCAGGATCTCACAACGGATTCTTTCACGGCAGCTCTGAGAAGATTCATTAGCCTCAGAGGCAGTCCACGTATTTGGAGTGATAATGGTCTATGA